From the Chloroflexus aurantiacus J-10-fl genome, one window contains:
- a CDS encoding anion transporter, with translation MTIISILTLGIVAATIIGVAVGRWPLLRADRTTITLIGAALLLGIGAMSLEEAYAALDLDTIVLLFSMMVINGSLFLAGFFGVITQRVVQFARGPRSLLALVIGASGILSALFLNDTIVLMMTPIVLDVTRALRRNPLPYLIGLAVAANVGSTATITGNPQNIIIGSASKISYLDFAAALSPTALIGLVICWIVVLLVYRDEFRGGPLTTPDVLRTRVYRPLLRKAALVISLMLIAFLVGVPVPLAAFVAAATLLATRRLRPERVFKTIDWNLLTFFAGLFVVTHALDVQGWTDILFTNLAPLAQAGMVPFGLVSVVLSNLISNVPAVLLLQSLIPAFADQERAWLTLAATATLAGNLTLLGSVANLIMAELAARWGVRVTFGAYLRVGLPVTILTVAVSLILV, from the coding sequence ATGACCATCATCTCGATCCTTACCCTGGGCATCGTCGCGGCCACCATCATCGGGGTGGCGGTCGGACGCTGGCCGCTGTTGCGTGCTGATCGCACGACCATCACACTCATCGGGGCGGCGCTGTTGCTGGGAATCGGTGCCATGTCGCTTGAAGAAGCCTACGCGGCCCTTGATCTCGACACCATCGTGCTACTGTTCAGCATGATGGTGATCAACGGCAGCCTGTTTCTGGCCGGCTTCTTTGGCGTCATCACCCAGCGCGTCGTTCAGTTTGCCCGTGGTCCTCGCTCGCTGCTGGCCCTGGTGATTGGCGCCAGCGGCATCCTCTCAGCACTCTTTCTCAACGACACGATTGTCTTGATGATGACCCCAATCGTGCTCGATGTTACGCGTGCGTTACGGCGTAATCCGCTGCCCTACCTGATCGGCCTGGCGGTTGCCGCCAACGTCGGTTCAACGGCAACCATCACCGGCAACCCTCAAAACATCATCATCGGTAGCGCCTCCAAAATCTCGTACCTCGACTTTGCGGCAGCCCTATCACCAACGGCGCTGATCGGTCTGGTCATCTGTTGGATTGTTGTATTGCTGGTCTACCGCGACGAATTTCGTGGCGGCCCGTTGACCACCCCCGATGTTCTGCGCACGCGGGTCTACCGTCCGCTCCTCCGCAAAGCGGCGCTGGTGATCAGCCTGATGCTGATCGCATTTCTGGTTGGCGTACCGGTACCGCTGGCAGCGTTCGTAGCCGCAGCAACCCTGCTCGCCACCCGGCGGCTGCGCCCTGAGCGCGTCTTCAAAACCATCGACTGGAACCTGCTCACCTTCTTCGCCGGTCTTTTCGTCGTCACCCACGCCCTGGATGTTCAGGGCTGGACGGACATCCTCTTCACGAATCTGGCCCCGCTGGCTCAGGCCGGCATGGTTCCATTCGGCCTGGTATCGGTTGTACTCTCGAACCTGATCAGCAATGTACCGGCAGTACTCCTGTTGCAGAGCCTAATCCCGGCGTTTGCCGATCAAGAACGGGCCTGGCTCACCCTGGCCGCTACCGCGACTCTGGCTGGGAATCTGACCTTATTGGGATCGGTTGCCAACCTGATTATGGCCGAGCTGGCAGCGCGCTGGGGGGTACGGGTGACCTTTGGTGCCTATTTGAGAGTCGGTCTACCGGTAACCATCTTAACCGTGGCGGTGAGTCTGATACTGGTGTGA
- a CDS encoding CehA/McbA family metallohydrolase, giving the protein MNYPFIYPGAIHMHTTYSDGSATFPHLIAAAREAGLRWVIVTDHDTLEGLPFAGWHDDVLVIVGHEITPDHNHFLALNVDTVISNELPPQQFIDEVYQRGGFGIIAHPDERVRNSFKDIYRWDDWTIDGPSQRTGRVVGLELWNFMSDWGEHLTERNKLALVLYPQLGLSGPTLATLAWWDRLNMVGRRTFGIGGVDAHGFKRKAPWGEIEVFPYPWIFRTLTNYLLLPEPLSSDATTATNQVYAALTAGRCYFVNRLDGDAPSIIFRLSRPGDLAEIGDTISLAGGPLLVEVDVGADAYARLIVNGEVMTSGIRRIRQTVTDDGVYRVEAYWGGKPWLFTNPIFVTAADAGREGSL; this is encoded by the coding sequence ATGAACTATCCTTTCATCTATCCGGGCGCGATCCACATGCATACCACCTATTCGGATGGCTCGGCGACCTTTCCCCACCTGATCGCTGCGGCTCGCGAAGCCGGCTTGCGCTGGGTGATTGTCACCGATCACGATACGCTCGAAGGGCTACCGTTTGCCGGCTGGCACGATGATGTACTGGTGATTGTCGGTCACGAAATTACCCCCGATCACAATCACTTCCTGGCTCTCAATGTTGATACCGTGATCAGCAACGAACTGCCACCGCAGCAATTCATCGATGAAGTCTACCAGCGGGGCGGCTTCGGCATCATTGCTCACCCCGACGAGCGCGTGCGTAATTCCTTCAAAGACATCTACCGCTGGGATGACTGGACGATTGACGGGCCGAGTCAGCGGACCGGTCGCGTGGTTGGGCTTGAACTGTGGAATTTCATGAGTGATTGGGGGGAACACCTGACCGAACGGAACAAACTGGCCCTGGTACTGTATCCGCAACTCGGCCTGAGCGGGCCAACTCTGGCCACACTGGCCTGGTGGGATCGGCTGAACATGGTCGGACGACGCACCTTTGGAATTGGCGGTGTTGATGCGCACGGCTTCAAGCGGAAGGCACCATGGGGCGAAATCGAAGTCTTCCCCTATCCATGGATCTTTCGGACGCTGACCAATTATCTGCTGTTGCCTGAGCCATTGAGCAGCGATGCAACAACTGCCACCAATCAGGTCTACGCTGCATTGACTGCCGGACGCTGCTATTTTGTCAATCGCCTTGACGGAGACGCACCGTCGATCATCTTTCGTCTCAGCCGACCGGGTGATCTGGCGGAGATCGGCGACACCATCAGCCTGGCCGGCGGGCCGCTGCTGGTGGAGGTTGATGTTGGTGCTGATGCCTATGCCCGTCTGATCGTCAATGGCGAAGTCATGACCAGCGGCATTCGGCGCATCCGCCAGACCGTAACCGATGATGGCGTGTACCGGGTGGAAGCCTACTGGGGCGGCAAACCATGGCTCTTCACCAACCCCATCTTCGTCACTGCGGCGGATGCGGGTCGCGAAGGATCGCTCTAA
- a CDS encoding glycosyltransferase family 4 protein has protein sequence MIVIDIDASRVTVAQRTGTERYSYELIAALDRIAPSDIHFRLYVNGRRDQLPPVSERATIHDIRLPRLWTHLRLGPTSWRARPHVLFVPAHVVPLLHPPTVVTIHDVGYRAFPETHTARRRLELELTTRWSLRAARHVITISHATKRDLINWYGADPNRITVTHLGCSSIFAPPADPRVVAAVTAHYGLDQRPYLLYIGTVQPRKNLSRVIDALALTIAAGYDLDLVIAGKRGWLSEPIERRAGELGIANRVHFTGFVADADLPALLAGALAFVFPSLYEGFGMPVVEAMACGTPVITSTSSSLPEIAGDAALLVDPLDTNAIAAAIMRLSDDQDLRATLRQRGLARAHLFNWETCARQTLAVLLQQSR, from the coding sequence ATGATCGTTATTGACATCGATGCCAGTCGGGTCACGGTTGCCCAACGTACCGGCACGGAACGGTACAGCTATGAACTGATTGCGGCGCTGGATCGCATTGCTCCGTCTGACATTCACTTTCGCCTGTATGTCAATGGTCGCCGCGATCAGCTTCCCCCGGTAAGCGAACGCGCTACGATTCACGACATTCGCTTACCACGCCTTTGGACGCACCTGCGGCTTGGCCCGACGAGCTGGCGCGCCCGGCCCCATGTTCTGTTCGTACCGGCGCACGTGGTGCCCTTGCTACATCCACCGACGGTAGTGACAATTCACGATGTTGGGTACCGGGCATTTCCCGAAACGCACACCGCCCGCCGACGTCTTGAATTGGAGCTGACGACACGCTGGAGTCTGCGCGCTGCTCGTCACGTTATCACGATTTCGCACGCCACCAAACGCGACCTGATCAACTGGTACGGCGCCGATCCCAATCGGATTACGGTGACGCATCTTGGGTGCAGCTCGATCTTTGCACCACCAGCCGACCCGCGTGTCGTGGCAGCGGTCACAGCGCATTACGGTCTTGATCAACGTCCGTACCTGCTCTACATCGGCACCGTTCAACCGCGCAAAAACCTCAGCCGGGTGATTGATGCCCTGGCTCTGACCATCGCTGCCGGCTACGACCTCGACCTGGTGATTGCCGGCAAGCGCGGCTGGCTCAGCGAACCGATTGAGCGGCGCGCCGGCGAGCTGGGGATTGCCAATCGGGTGCATTTTACCGGCTTCGTGGCCGATGCCGATCTCCCGGCGCTGCTGGCCGGTGCGCTGGCGTTTGTGTTTCCGTCGCTCTACGAAGGGTTCGGGATGCCGGTCGTCGAAGCGATGGCCTGTGGGACACCGGTCATCACCAGTACCAGCTCGTCATTACCCGAAATCGCCGGAGATGCAGCGCTCCTGGTTGATCCGCTCGACACCAATGCGATTGCGGCTGCTATCATGCGTCTGAGCGATGACCAAGATCTGCGAGCAACCCTGCGCCAACGCGGTCTGGCACGGGCGCATCTGTTCAACTGGGAAACCTGTGCCCGGCAGACACTGGCAGTGCTGTTACAACAATCGCGGTAG
- a CDS encoding DUF309 domain-containing protein, translating into MGSSDHQCSEAADALVCGIHLFNQGEFWHAHEQWEICWRAAQGMDADFYQALIQSAAALVKWRQGNLRGLRLNWAKAQRRLSRLPSFYRGIDLARLQTAMTALVNDPELASAPVLDLPPAQ; encoded by the coding sequence ATGGGAAGCAGCGATCACCAATGCTCTGAAGCGGCAGACGCTTTAGTTTGCGGGATTCATCTGTTCAACCAGGGAGAGTTCTGGCACGCCCATGAACAATGGGAAATCTGCTGGCGTGCTGCCCAGGGTATGGATGCCGATTTTTATCAGGCACTGATCCAGAGCGCGGCAGCGCTGGTGAAATGGCGCCAGGGCAACCTGCGCGGTTTGCGGCTCAATTGGGCGAAAGCGCAACGCCGTCTGAGCCGTTTGCCGTCGTTCTACCGTGGTATTGATCTGGCACGCCTGCAAACCGCGATGACAGCGCTGGTCAATGATCCAGAGCTGGCATCTGCGCCGGTGTTAGACCTTCCGCCAGCGCAGTGA
- the lon gene encoding endopeptidase La encodes MTTTPANEQSPSPSGTTLYERPVLPLLDSVLFPQMLAPLFVSDERAINAVEQAVAEDRLVLAVAVRGPVDELTLGIDDLYPVGVEATVQRVRRLPDGTLSVVLEGRQRMQIVSVVTEHPALRVLATPLETPPLDEDAALMVEALSRTILTTFEKIVRLSRNLPDDAYLSALNSAEPGELADIIAALLPISVEDRQRILALADIQQRLRQLEILLAKELDLLELENRIHSQVQQEVDRSQRELFLREQLRAIQRELGQEDPSRREIMLLRERAAAAGLPAHAMARFEEELARLELISPMSPEHGMLRTYLDWLISLPWSNASPENRDLRAAAAVLERNHYGLRKVKDRILEYIAVRQLAGPSRRAPILCFVGPPGVGKTSLGQSIAEALGRRFVRLSLGGVHDEAEIRGHRRTYIGAMPGRILQRMKVAGTINPVFMLDEVDKLGSDFRGDPAAALLEVLDPEQNSTFSDHYLDLPYDLSQTLFITTANVADDIPDPLLDRMELVELPGYTEDEKLHIARRFLIPRQMTDSGLPPATIRFGDATIHTIIRNYTYEAGVRNLEREIGAICRKIARRIAEGRRYPRQITPRALPKLLGPPRFEIGKIDPRDQVGVAIGMVYTSAGGDIMPVEVVLMDGKGNLLLTGQLGEVMQESAQAALSFARANASRLGIEIRHFDKLDIHVHVPEGATPKDGPSAGVTIATALISALTGRTVRHDIAMTGEITLHGRVLPIGGVKEKVLGAYRAGIRQIILPRRNEHDLVEIPVALRRQLTIHLIERIEQALELVLGPPPPKEPRRAPRVIPRRDED; translated from the coding sequence ATGACCACAACGCCGGCAAATGAACAGTCACCATCTCCTTCCGGTACCACATTGTATGAGCGACCGGTCTTGCCACTGCTGGACAGTGTTTTGTTTCCGCAGATGCTGGCCCCGCTGTTTGTCAGTGATGAGCGGGCAATCAATGCGGTTGAGCAGGCAGTGGCTGAGGATCGCCTGGTGCTGGCGGTGGCGGTGCGCGGCCCGGTTGATGAGCTGACGTTAGGCATTGATGATCTCTACCCGGTTGGGGTAGAAGCGACTGTACAGCGTGTGCGCCGACTGCCCGATGGTACACTGAGCGTCGTGTTGGAAGGGCGTCAGCGCATGCAGATTGTCAGTGTGGTGACTGAACATCCCGCCTTGCGTGTGCTGGCGACGCCGCTTGAAACACCGCCGCTCGATGAGGATGCTGCGTTGATGGTCGAGGCATTGAGCCGTACCATCTTGACCACCTTCGAGAAGATCGTTCGCCTCTCGCGCAATCTTCCCGATGACGCTTACCTGTCGGCGCTCAACAGTGCCGAACCCGGTGAGCTGGCCGATATTATTGCTGCACTGCTGCCTATCTCAGTTGAAGATCGCCAGCGTATTCTGGCGTTAGCTGATATTCAGCAGCGCCTGCGTCAGTTGGAGATTCTGCTTGCTAAAGAGTTGGATTTACTAGAGCTGGAAAATCGTATTCATAGTCAGGTGCAGCAAGAGGTTGATCGCAGCCAGCGCGAACTCTTTCTGCGCGAGCAATTGCGGGCGATTCAGCGTGAACTTGGGCAGGAAGACCCCTCACGGCGCGAGATTATGCTCTTGCGTGAACGGGCGGCGGCAGCCGGTTTGCCCGCCCATGCGATGGCCCGCTTTGAAGAGGAGCTGGCCCGGCTGGAACTCATCTCACCAATGTCGCCTGAACACGGCATGCTGCGCACCTATCTCGACTGGCTGATTTCACTGCCGTGGAGTAATGCCAGCCCTGAAAACCGTGATCTGCGAGCGGCAGCGGCAGTGCTCGAACGCAACCATTATGGTTTGCGGAAGGTGAAAGATCGCATCCTCGAATACATTGCAGTGCGCCAACTGGCCGGGCCGTCGCGGCGGGCACCGATCCTCTGCTTTGTCGGCCCACCCGGCGTTGGCAAGACCAGTCTTGGGCAGAGCATTGCTGAAGCACTGGGTCGGCGCTTTGTACGCCTCAGCCTGGGTGGTGTTCATGACGAAGCCGAGATTCGTGGTCATCGCCGTACCTACATTGGGGCGATGCCAGGGCGCATCTTGCAACGGATGAAAGTTGCCGGGACGATCAACCCTGTCTTTATGCTCGACGAGGTTGATAAGCTGGGCAGTGATTTTCGGGGCGATCCTGCGGCAGCATTGCTAGAGGTTCTTGATCCGGAGCAAAACAGCACCTTCAGCGATCACTATCTCGATCTGCCTTACGATCTCAGTCAAACCCTCTTTATCACGACGGCAAATGTTGCTGACGACATTCCCGATCCGTTGCTCGACCGCATGGAGCTGGTTGAGTTGCCCGGCTACACCGAAGATGAGAAGCTCCATATCGCCCGCCGATTTCTCATTCCCCGCCAGATGACCGACAGCGGTTTGCCGCCGGCAACCATTCGTTTCGGCGATGCGACCATTCACACAATTATCCGCAACTACACCTACGAAGCCGGTGTGCGTAATCTCGAACGCGAGATTGGCGCGATCTGCCGCAAAATTGCCCGTCGGATTGCGGAAGGAAGACGTTACCCCCGTCAGATTACACCGCGTGCGTTGCCGAAGCTGCTGGGGCCACCCCGCTTTGAGATTGGCAAGATTGATCCTCGCGACCAGGTAGGGGTAGCGATTGGGATGGTCTACACCAGTGCCGGAGGCGACATCATGCCGGTTGAGGTCGTCTTGATGGATGGCAAAGGCAACCTCCTCCTCACCGGTCAGCTCGGCGAAGTGATGCAAGAATCGGCGCAGGCAGCGCTCTCGTTTGCGCGGGCGAACGCGAGTCGTTTGGGGATCGAAATCCGCCATTTCGACAAACTCGATATTCACGTTCACGTCCCCGAAGGCGCTACCCCGAAAGATGGCCCTTCAGCGGGGGTGACGATTGCGACAGCGCTGATTTCGGCCTTGACCGGGCGAACGGTACGGCACGACATTGCCATGACCGGTGAAATTACCCTGCATGGGCGTGTATTACCGATTGGCGGGGTAAAAGAAAAGGTGCTCGGTGCGTATCGGGCCGGCATTCGCCAGATCATTCTGCCGCGGCGCAACGAGCACGATCTGGTTGAGATACCGGTTGCCTTGCGGCGACAACTGACCATTCACCTGATAGAGCGCATCGAGCAGGCGCTTGAGCTGGTGTTAGGGCCGCCACCGCCGAAAGAGCCGCGCCGGGCGCCACGAGTCATTCCACGCCGGGATGAGGATTAG
- the menH gene encoding 2-succinyl-6-hydroxy-2,4-cyclohexadiene-1-carboxylate synthase: protein MKITINDITLHIEITGSGPALLAIHGFTGSGQTWQPLVPTLAQDHTLVLVDLIGHGASAAPPDPHRYTIEQCVTDLLTLLDYLGIEHTDLLGYSMGGRIGLLLTAHAPTRIRRQILIGASPGLADPAERTARLASDEALARLIEERGLEWFVDYWAAQPIFASQQRLPPAVLAAQRAQRLAGSAQGYANALRGMSVGRQPSLWATLPTITTPTLLITGALDSKFCAIAAQMTALMPHARHEIVPDAGHAVHLEQPDAVATLVSAFLA from the coding sequence GTGAAGATCACGATCAACGACATCACACTCCACATCGAGATCACCGGCTCCGGGCCGGCCCTCCTCGCTATCCACGGCTTTACCGGCAGTGGTCAAACCTGGCAACCGCTCGTGCCGACACTGGCCCAGGATCACACCCTGGTGCTGGTTGATCTGATCGGACACGGTGCCAGTGCCGCGCCACCCGATCCGCACCGCTACACGATAGAGCAGTGTGTCACCGATCTCCTCACTCTGCTCGACTACCTTGGTATCGAACACACTGACCTGCTCGGTTATTCCATGGGTGGCAGGATCGGCCTCCTCCTGACTGCCCATGCACCGACCCGGATCAGACGACAGATTCTGATCGGAGCCTCGCCAGGACTGGCCGATCCAGCCGAACGTACCGCCCGTTTAGCCAGTGACGAAGCACTGGCCCGTCTTATCGAAGAGCGCGGCCTGGAATGGTTTGTTGACTACTGGGCTGCCCAGCCTATCTTTGCTTCCCAACAACGCCTGCCGCCGGCAGTCCTGGCTGCCCAACGCGCTCAGCGCCTAGCCGGGAGTGCGCAGGGCTATGCCAATGCTCTGCGCGGCATGAGCGTTGGCCGCCAACCGTCATTATGGGCCACGCTGCCGACCATCACCACTCCCACCCTGCTCATCACCGGTGCGCTCGACAGCAAGTTCTGCGCCATCGCAGCACAAATGACCGCCCTCATGCCCCATGCCCGACACGAAATCGTACCCGATGCAGGGCACGCAGTTCACCTGGAACAGCCAGACGCAGTTGCCACGCTTGTCAGCGCATTTCTGGCCTGA
- a CDS encoding HEAT repeat domain-containing protein has translation MPISGCAGPQPKRWGRSAMRRRWRRCSGHWPIPNQWVRRAVAEALGKIGDASAVEALQKALADTDQWVRRAAAEALGKIGDASAVEALQKALADTDQWVRRAVAEALGKIGDAKAVVSLIQLLNDPNKDVRRKAIESLILLLPDVLPLDPKERDDWIRRIHLLLKVAKQDNLLDLVKAILELLDGWRGKDQPEPPQPPSCPTGWSGQQWIVVDFFNLVIAILRVLEEWLVRDQQEPQQPSSRSTGWGVQQWIVVGLLIALAVLVCIVAALLSVIGDVVTTLWMVLLQTPLWLVGAGLVFALVGLVAFLGWWVYVKKRGM, from the coding sequence ATGCCGATCAGTGGGTGCGCCGGACCGCAGCCGAAGCGTTGGGGAAGATCGGCGATGCGTCGGCGGTGGAGGCGCTGCAGCGGGCATTGGCCGATACCGAATCAATGGGTGCGGCGGGCCGTAGCCGAGGCGCTAGGAAAGATCGGCGATGCGTCGGCGGTGGAGGCGCTGCAAAAGGCATTGGCCGATACCGATCAATGGGTGCGGCGGGCCGCAGCGGAGGCGCTAGGAAAGATTGGCGATGCGTCGGCAGTGGAGGCGCTGCAAAAGGCATTGGCCGATACCGATCAATGGGTGCGGCGGGCCGTAGCCGAGGCGTTGGGGAAGATCGGCGATGCAAAAGCGGTAGTATCACTGATACAGTTACTGAATGACCCCAATAAAGATGTGCGCAGGAAGGCGATAGAGTCGTTGATTTTGCTCTTGCCTGATGTATTGCCTCTCGATCCAAAAGAACGCGATGACTGGATACGACGAATACATTTACTGCTGAAAGTGGCGAAGCAGGATAACCTCCTTGATCTGGTTAAAGCTATTCTGGAATTGTTGGATGGCTGGCGGGGGAAAGATCAGCCAGAACCGCCACAACCGCCATCTTGTCCCACCGGGTGGAGTGGGCAGCAGTGGATCGTTGTCGACTTCTTTAATCTGGTTATAGCTATTCTGAGAGTGTTGGAAGAATGGCTGGTGCGAGATCAGCAAGAACCGCAACAGCCGTCATCTCGTTCCACCGGATGGGGTGTGCAGCAGTGGATCGTTGTCGGCCTCCTGATAGCGCTTGCTGTGCTGGTTTGTATAGTTGCAGCGCTGCTGTCAGTTATAGGCGATGTAGTGACTACGCTATGGATGGTCCTCCTGCAAACACCACTCTGGTTGGTAGGGGCTGGGCTGGTCTTTGCTCTGGTCGGGCTGGTTGCGTTTCTGGGCTGGTGGGTATATGTGAAGAAGCGCGGGATGTAG
- a CDS encoding HEAT repeat-containing PBS lyase: MISLQLQQALQRLRDGICTSSDLEVVRAALQSGQIRLSTPTPGGAIGGSGDAVLVVTRDGNVLQRLRGTAANQVKLADLTVRYLRAVIEDWQYLTVLTRGEDRRVPLTGVFIYASGLPAT; the protein is encoded by the coding sequence ATGATTTCCCTGCAATTGCAACAAGCCCTGCAACGACTCCGCGATGGTATATGCACCTCGTCTGATCTGGAGGTTGTACGTGCTGCCTTGCAGTCTGGGCAGATTAGACTCAGCACCCCCACGCCTGGAGGGGCAATCGGTGGCAGTGGCGATGCTGTGCTGGTCGTCACTCGTGATGGCAATGTTTTGCAGCGGTTGCGTGGTACCGCTGCCAATCAGGTGAAGCTGGCCGACCTGACTGTTCGTTATCTGCGTGCCGTCATTGAGGACTGGCAGTATCTGACGGTCTTAACTCGTGGTGAGGATCGGCGGGTACCGTTGACCGGGGTCTTTATTTATGCGTCAGGTTTGCCCGCGACCTGA